In candidate division KSB1 bacterium, a single genomic region encodes these proteins:
- a CDS encoding DUF5060 domain-containing protein — MIKFFIYMIWVFPVAAQALQVTGFTIVNADTDQDIMALEDGDTINRATLPDNLNVRAELDQSGDIGSVKFEYNSNTSYRTENVEPYCIAGDSPQGDYSSWGSEPGVGEHRIKAVPYSSDAAGGTQGTALEISFTVIDQPGPVADAGTDQTLYLPTDQAALDGSGSTALTDPMDAWNWTQISGPNSAVLANTDQAVCTASGLVEGSYVFRLWIEDDGIADSATVTVDVDPGTPVADAGSDQLIIEPQSSVTLDGSASSDVASGQITGYLWQQVSGPSTASLGTPDAVTCEASGLEHGTYLFSLTVTDDDNYQDADSVQVRVLSESGGAVISGELKKWHTVTVTFTSAQTFSETGDPNPFLDYRLNVTFTGPQGQVYEVPGYFAADGDAANTGASSGDQWRAHLSPDAEGKWLFDASFCTGTDIAVSDDPNFGAAVSPIDGAAGSFSIGINDKSAPDLRAKGRLNVVGGHYLQFEETGEYFLKQGADAPENFLAFEDFDGSFKTDGESDNRIKSWSPHLGDWTSGDPSWQGDRGKAIIGAVNYLASEGMNAFSFLTMNIGGDDKNVFPYLNYNNNSAPQDDRRRFDCSRLDQWGIVFDHGTSKGMYLHFKTQETENELLLDGGAVGVERKLYYRELIARYAHNLALNWNLGEENNNQSTQQRKDMAQYFYDHDPYHHNIVIHNGASPSDLLGSASKLTGFSLQTNRSDFANVHSHVLNWVQNSAAAGVPWVVACDEPGDASHALVPDADDPDHNNARINALWGTFMAQGAGNEWYFGYQHDESDLTCEDWRSRDLWWDQCRYALEFFDQVPFWLMQNDDNLVTSGQDHYGMKAESAPDYYYVIFLKNGDQNSDVVVDVQDGEYEIAWFDPRSGGALQHGTTNWVSAAGSANIGQAPYDHTRDWAVYLTTDDTLSVTLTSFTAQQQGDSVWVRWTSESEVDHLGYNLYRRTGTQTDYVKLNNPLIVTTREGSSVQQHSYEYIDIPDHTGRLYYRLEAVDTSGRTRFYGPVTVQFTTGIQDKQLPGQHHLYPNHPNPFNPNTMIRFDLAAAEHVSLDIYNVHGIQVRTLMDRRMPAGQHRLQWDARDDSGQIVPSGVYFYRLKAGEFEDMGSMVLLR, encoded by the coding sequence ATGATCAAATTTTTTATTTACATGATTTGGGTTTTTCCCGTTGCTGCCCAGGCTCTGCAGGTGACCGGTTTTACAATCGTCAATGCAGATACCGACCAGGATATCATGGCTCTTGAGGATGGCGACACCATCAACCGCGCCACATTGCCGGATAACTTGAACGTGCGCGCAGAACTGGATCAGTCCGGTGATATCGGCTCGGTCAAATTCGAATACAACAGCAATACCTCGTACCGTACTGAAAATGTAGAGCCTTACTGCATTGCCGGCGACAGTCCGCAGGGCGATTACAGTTCCTGGGGTTCGGAACCTGGCGTGGGAGAGCACCGCATCAAAGCCGTCCCTTACAGCAGTGATGCTGCCGGCGGCACCCAGGGTACGGCGCTTGAGATATCTTTTACAGTCATTGACCAGCCGGGACCGGTTGCCGATGCCGGGACGGATCAGACGCTTTATCTGCCGACGGATCAGGCCGCCCTGGACGGGTCCGGCAGCACCGCTTTGACTGACCCGATGGATGCCTGGAACTGGACGCAGATCAGCGGCCCCAACAGTGCGGTTCTGGCAAACACGGACCAGGCTGTCTGCACAGCCTCCGGTCTGGTAGAAGGAAGCTATGTATTCAGGCTCTGGATTGAGGATGACGGAATCGCGGATTCAGCCACTGTGACGGTCGATGTGGATCCCGGCACTCCCGTCGCTGACGCCGGCAGCGATCAGCTGATCATAGAACCCCAGTCATCGGTGACCCTGGACGGGTCTGCATCCTCTGATGTTGCGTCGGGGCAGATCACCGGTTATCTCTGGCAGCAGGTCAGCGGGCCTTCCACGGCTTCTTTGGGTACGCCGGATGCCGTAACCTGTGAGGCTTCCGGACTGGAACACGGCACCTATCTGTTTTCCCTGACGGTGACCGATGATGACAATTATCAGGATGCGGATTCGGTGCAGGTACGCGTGCTGTCCGAGAGCGGCGGTGCGGTGATCAGCGGCGAGCTGAAAAAATGGCACACCGTGACGGTCACATTCACCTCGGCGCAGACATTCTCTGAAACCGGCGATCCGAATCCGTTTTTGGACTATCGGTTGAATGTCACCTTTACCGGTCCGCAGGGACAGGTCTATGAGGTGCCGGGTTATTTTGCAGCCGACGGCGACGCCGCCAATACCGGCGCGTCTTCCGGTGATCAATGGCGCGCGCATCTGTCTCCGGACGCCGAGGGCAAGTGGCTGTTCGACGCCTCGTTTTGCACCGGTACGGACATTGCGGTCAGTGATGATCCGAATTTCGGGGCGGCCGTTTCACCCATCGACGGCGCCGCCGGAAGTTTCAGCATCGGAATCAATGACAAAAGCGCACCGGATTTGCGCGCCAAAGGCCGGCTGAATGTGGTCGGCGGACATTATCTGCAGTTTGAAGAAACCGGCGAGTATTTTCTCAAACAGGGCGCCGACGCGCCGGAGAACTTTTTGGCTTTTGAAGATTTTGACGGCAGTTTTAAAACCGACGGCGAATCCGACAACCGCATCAAATCCTGGTCGCCGCATCTGGGCGACTGGACCTCCGGCGATCCCAGCTGGCAGGGCGACAGGGGCAAAGCAATCATCGGCGCTGTCAATTATCTGGCCTCGGAGGGCATGAACGCGTTTTCGTTTCTGACCATGAACATCGGCGGCGATGACAAAAATGTGTTTCCGTACTTGAATTATAACAACAATTCAGCGCCGCAGGACGACCGGCGGCGTTTTGACTGTTCGCGTCTGGACCAGTGGGGCATTGTGTTTGACCATGGCACGTCCAAGGGAATGTATCTGCATTTCAAAACCCAGGAAACCGAAAACGAACTGCTGCTCGACGGCGGCGCTGTGGGTGTGGAACGCAAATTGTATTACCGCGAACTGATTGCACGCTATGCGCACAATCTGGCTTTGAACTGGAATCTGGGCGAAGAGAACAACAACCAGAGTACACAGCAGCGCAAGGATATGGCGCAGTATTTTTACGATCACGATCCCTATCACCACAATATTGTCATTCATAACGGCGCCAGTCCCAGCGATCTTTTGGGCAGCGCATCGAAACTGACGGGTTTTTCCCTGCAGACCAATCGCAGTGATTTTGCCAATGTTCACAGCCACGTGCTCAACTGGGTGCAGAATTCTGCGGCTGCCGGTGTGCCCTGGGTGGTGGCCTGCGATGAACCGGGCGATGCCTCGCACGCGCTGGTGCCGGATGCGGATGATCCGGATCACAACAACGCGCGTATCAACGCCCTTTGGGGCACGTTCATGGCCCAGGGCGCCGGCAATGAATGGTATTTCGGCTATCAGCATGACGAGTCCGATCTCACCTGTGAAGACTGGCGCAGCCGCGATTTATGGTGGGACCAGTGCCGGTATGCGCTCGAGTTTTTCGATCAGGTGCCGTTCTGGTTGATGCAGAACGATGACAATCTGGTTACCTCCGGACAGGATCATTACGGCATGAAAGCAGAGTCGGCCCCGGATTATTATTATGTGATTTTTCTAAAGAACGGCGACCAGAACAGCGATGTTGTGGTGGATGTGCAGGACGGCGAGTACGAAATAGCCTGGTTTGATCCGCGCAGCGGCGGCGCTCTGCAGCATGGAACCACCAACTGGGTGTCTGCAGCCGGATCCGCCAATATCGGACAGGCACCGTACGACCATACCCGCGACTGGGCGGTGTACCTAACCACCGATGACACGCTCAGCGTGACATTGACCTCGTTCACAGCACAGCAGCAGGGAGACAGCGTTTGGGTGCGCTGGACCAGCGAATCCGAGGTGGATCATTTGGGGTATAATCTGTATCGGCGCACCGGAACACAAACCGATTATGTCAAACTCAACAACCCATTGATTGTGACAACTCGTGAAGGTTCATCGGTTCAACAGCATTCCTATGAATATATTGATATTCCGGATCACACGGGCAGATTGTATTATCGCCTGGAAGCCGTGGACACCAGCGGCCGGACCCGCTTTTACGGTCCGGTGACCGTTCAGTTTACAACAGGGATTCAGGATAAACAGTTGCCGGGTCAGCATCACCTGTACCCGAATCATCCGAATCCGTTCAATCCAAACACCATGATCCGATTTGATCTGGCCGCTGCCGAACATGTGAGTCTGGATATTTACAATGTGCATGGTATTCAGGTTCGTACGCTGATGGACCGCCGGATGCCGGCCGGACAGCACCGCCTGCAATGGGATGCGCGTGATGATAGCGGACAGATAGTGCCCTCTGGTGTTTATTTTTACCGGTTGAAGGCAGGCGAGTTTGAAGATATGGGTTCTATGGTGCTGCTGCGTTAA
- a CDS encoding type II toxin-antitoxin system HicA family toxin: protein MSELPTISGHDCIKALKKAGFYFKRQHGSHIILRKDDPFSQLFVPNHKVLDRGTLRAIIRQANMTIDDFVHLL from the coding sequence ATGAGCGAATTACCAACAATATCAGGTCATGATTGCATCAAGGCATTAAAAAAAGCCGGGTTTTATTTTAAACGGCAGCATGGTAGTCATATCATTTTACGCAAAGATGATCCCTTTTCGCAGCTATTTGTTCCAAATCATAAAGTCTTAGATAGGGGAACGTTAAGGGCTATTATCAGGCAAGCTAATATGACCATTGATGATTTTGTTCATTTATTGTAA
- a CDS encoding type II toxin-antitoxin system HicB family antitoxin: MRQVVLYQGEDGFWVAECPSLSGCVSQGETKEQAIQNIKEAIEGYISALKEDDLPVPEERFETMLVAV, translated from the coding sequence ATGAGACAGGTTGTACTTTATCAAGGAGAGGACGGCTTTTGGGTGGCAGAATGTCCAAGTCTTTCCGGATGTGTGAGTCAGGGTGAAACAAAAGAACAGGCCATTCAAAATATCAAAGAAGCGATCGAAGGTTATATTTCTGCTTTAAAAGAGGATGATCTGCCTGTGCCTGAAGAACGGTTTGAAACGATGCTCGTTGCCGTATGA
- a CDS encoding DNRLRE domain-containing protein: MIKFNLPPQLSGQQILSAKIGFYVWNQQNYHPGDMLRIYCLNRDWDETHVTWTQATDSETWDTPGGDCRFDSLVAEIPHQAGSENWDHTFYPEADITSLVQQWTDGARANCGLMVMNGGDTQIGFKASEYNEHQRPYLDITYTEKTASHVDESKTPRQSILCSNYPNPFNPRTTLCFQVPREQLVDLSVYDMQGRKIRTLVAEKMMRGMHRVIFDAVDLPSGVYVFALKSAEQLVTGKMLLLK, from the coding sequence GTGATCAAATTCAATCTGCCACCGCAGCTGTCCGGCCAACAGATCCTGTCCGCGAAAATCGGATTTTACGTCTGGAATCAGCAGAACTATCACCCGGGCGACATGCTGCGGATTTATTGCCTGAATCGTGACTGGGATGAGACTCATGTCACCTGGACGCAGGCTACAGATTCAGAAACATGGGACACCCCGGGCGGGGATTGCCGGTTTGATTCGCTTGTTGCTGAAATTCCGCATCAGGCTGGATCGGAGAACTGGGATCACACGTTTTATCCGGAGGCCGATATCACATCGCTGGTTCAGCAATGGACGGACGGCGCAAGGGCAAACTGCGGTCTGATGGTGATGAATGGCGGAGACACGCAAATCGGTTTCAAAGCCTCTGAATACAACGAACACCAGCGGCCGTATCTGGATATCACCTATACGGAAAAAACCGCATCGCATGTGGATGAATCGAAAACTCCCCGACAATCCATTTTGTGCAGCAATTATCCGAATCCATTCAATCCCCGCACCACCCTTTGTTTTCAGGTGCCGCGGGAACAGCTTGTGGATTTGAGCGTGTATGATATGCAAGGCCGGAAAATCCGTACGCTGGTCGCGGAAAAAATGATGCGCGGCATGCACAGAGTTATATTTGATGCTGTCGATCTGCCGAGCGGTGTTTATGTGTTTGCACTAAAGTCAGCAGAACAGCTGGTTACGGGCAAGATGCTGTTGTTGAAATAA
- a CDS encoding fibronectin type III domain-containing protein — protein MRYLIPGVMLLAQLLSAQIIVDHHCTDITQIPQTAIESAKDSLHIVYGHTSHGSQITDGMQGLVEFANNGGKGLNLAKDIFAFNSGGALDLEQGDGYGDGWMDHDCGYYPDWVNETREYLEHESHADVNVVMWSWCGQASWYSEEQMNTQYLQPMTQLQQDYPQVTFVYMTGHADGSGESGNLHQRNQQIRQYCEQNGNVLYDFYDIECYDPDGVYYGDQNVDDGCNYDGGNWATEWQNAHTEGVDWYNCGAAHSQPLNANQKAYAAWWLWARLAGWHGSSDDSTPPSVPQSLSASAVNETRVDLFWDAAADAESGILHYRVYRQDSLIQTPTDTACSDTSCIPGMSYAYRVSAVNSAGLESTRSAPVPVTLPSDTQAPSVPANLMAVAVSSSQIDLTWSASSDNTSVTGYVVYRDGTGIGQTEATAFSDTGLSPATTYVYQLRAHDAADNTSALCGPVNATTLNTTQETHNLHLETTDEVDDSFIFADDPMDITAMNRM, from the coding sequence ATGAGATATTTGATTCCGGGAGTCATGCTGTTGGCTCAGCTCTTGTCTGCGCAAATCATAGTTGATCACCATTGCACGGATATCACACAAATACCGCAGACAGCCATCGAATCTGCAAAAGACTCTCTGCACATTGTCTACGGACACACCTCGCACGGCAGCCAGATCACCGACGGTATGCAGGGCCTGGTCGAATTTGCCAACAACGGCGGCAAGGGCCTGAATCTGGCTAAAGACATCTTTGCCTTTAACAGCGGCGGTGCGCTTGATCTCGAGCAAGGCGACGGCTATGGCGACGGGTGGATGGATCATGACTGCGGCTATTATCCGGACTGGGTCAATGAGACGCGCGAATACCTGGAACATGAATCGCATGCGGATGTGAACGTGGTCATGTGGTCCTGGTGCGGACAGGCCTCATGGTATTCAGAAGAGCAGATGAACACGCAGTACCTGCAGCCCATGACGCAGCTGCAACAGGATTATCCGCAGGTGACGTTCGTGTACATGACCGGTCACGCTGACGGCAGCGGCGAATCCGGAAATCTGCATCAGCGCAATCAACAGATTCGTCAATACTGCGAGCAGAACGGCAACGTCCTGTATGATTTTTACGATATCGAATGTTATGATCCGGACGGCGTGTATTACGGCGATCAAAATGTGGACGACGGCTGCAACTATGACGGCGGTAACTGGGCGACCGAATGGCAGAATGCGCATACCGAAGGGGTGGACTGGTACAACTGCGGCGCGGCGCATTCGCAGCCGCTGAACGCCAATCAAAAGGCCTACGCCGCCTGGTGGCTGTGGGCGCGGCTGGCAGGCTGGCACGGCTCTTCAGACGACAGCACACCGCCATCGGTTCCCCAAAGCCTGAGCGCCTCTGCGGTCAATGAAACCCGCGTGGATCTGTTCTGGGACGCCGCAGCAGATGCGGAATCCGGTATTTTGCATTATCGCGTTTATCGGCAGGACAGTCTGATTCAAACCCCAACAGACACGGCCTGTTCGGATACATCCTGTATTCCTGGTATGAGCTACGCCTACCGGGTGAGTGCGGTCAACAGCGCTGGTTTAGAATCAACTCGATCCGCTCCGGTACCGGTGACCCTGCCGTCCGATACACAAGCGCCGAGCGTGCCGGCTAATCTGATGGCGGTAGCGGTGTCATCCAGTCAGATTGATCTGACATGGAGCGCTTCTTCCGACAATACCTCAGTGACCGGCTATGTCGTGTACCGCGACGGAACCGGGATCGGACAAACAGAGGCAACAGCGTTTTCAGATACCGGACTCTCCCCGGCCACCACCTATGTCTATCAGTTGCGGGCGCACGATGCCGCGGATAACACCTCCGCTCTCTGTGGTCCCGTGAACGCAACAACACTGAATACAACACAGGAAACACACAACCTGCATCTGGAGACAACGGACGAGGTGGATGACAGCTTTATCTTTGCAGATGATCCGATGGACATTACGGCGATGAACCGTATGTAG
- a CDS encoding T9SS type A sorting domain-containing protein has product MVNFSDEPVTTEGHTLSAKGFFATNGDERVYRIRSESGAALAAAELRDRLFIQPQAFTAELHGVRTAGSVLLRKRDSDILMTLIGDQAYVDICAAELPWPLENIQVSGVYSSISPDVETLANGYHRISKTETEMFYRLQGDFNSAVQSPENGNSDLMLNVSPNPFNPQTVIGYILDSPQHISLRIYNILGQQVAILVDARRRVGVHKVTWDGCDSQGHQLGAGLYLVELAAGTRRRTQKILLMK; this is encoded by the coding sequence ATGGTCAATTTCAGTGATGAGCCGGTGACAACCGAGGGCCATACACTCTCTGCAAAAGGATTTTTCGCAACGAACGGCGACGAACGCGTGTACCGGATTAGATCAGAATCCGGCGCCGCACTGGCCGCAGCTGAACTCAGGGACCGGCTGTTCATTCAGCCGCAGGCATTCACGGCTGAACTGCACGGTGTGCGCACCGCCGGATCGGTATTGTTGCGCAAACGGGACTCTGATATTCTTATGACGCTTATCGGGGATCAGGCGTATGTGGATATATGTGCGGCTGAGCTGCCCTGGCCGCTTGAGAATATCCAGGTTTCCGGCGTGTATTCCAGCATATCCCCTGATGTTGAAACGCTTGCGAACGGGTATCACCGTATCTCCAAAACTGAAACTGAAATGTTTTACCGGCTGCAGGGTGACTTCAACAGCGCGGTGCAGTCGCCTGAGAATGGAAATTCTGATTTAATGTTGAACGTATCGCCGAATCCATTCAATCCGCAGACCGTTATTGGCTATATCCTGGATTCACCGCAGCACATCTCTCTGCGAATTTATAATATTCTCGGACAACAGGTTGCCATTTTGGTTGATGCCCGGCGCAGGGTCGGTGTGCACAAAGTAACCTGGGACGGCTGTGATTCGCAGGGTCATCAGCTCGGCGCCGGCTTGTATCTCGTCGAACTTGCAGCCGGAACCCGGCGGCGGACGCAGAAAATACTATTGATGAAATAA
- a CDS encoding glycoside hydrolase: MMKFLILFFILLDAALLPAQNLLTNPGFEGGMNGWNELWTREPGAGQAAIVEKHVYTGTHALHIEHWGEKDWSFEQSKKISANPGEIYDFSARILAVQLRDWAELSVILYDEQQNVLNWAHGSRYFESGETYSLFSSRFVIPENVACIRARFIGAGTCELYIDEVSLQLQGALPDEMQYSLENDHLSVNLTVPSMALDIIDKDINQTYEFSGVSDWIVSQVDSAADSLAIHATLLSSDLEVMLSLHLRDKTIAFKCAGDSAALLNYHYDFPGFATSRDNDYLVIPWAAGMLLPVQEEFPFWEFSLYDWKATMGFAGVTNLENGYMLYTQDPWDTMIRSFKPQDSNFSSLQMRHLPVKGTFGYTRHFYLSFFASGGYVSMAQRYRSFAEQQGYVKPFSEKMYNNPNVAKLEGAVDFWALHPQFRSPAFIDSLLLFGMDRGIISLGGGWNNETDLTDVIQHINNHGLLSSRYDIFTDVWPPTHPEKDWYRTDGYPEDVIVNRDGSLREGWLAYLDDGTPFQGYYTCSATHPNYAHQRLTDDLAENLYNARFIDVELASALVECYSTVHPTTRRQDGRCRVQALNVVKNEFNLVTGSEEARDFAFPVVDYGEGTLSIMPSDHAGYDWATPVTDPGDEFIDYNMNPARRIPLHGLVYHDVHVPTWYTGDGLSKVPEYWLDKELYNILYASMPLIMPPSPQYWRQHRERFITSMNLVSAVTRSCGFAAMTAHDFLSADKRLQRTRIRVTVGGSWSISVMSR, translated from the coding sequence ATGATGAAATTCTTAATACTGTTTTTCATTCTCCTTGACGCCGCCCTGCTGCCGGCGCAGAATCTGTTGACCAATCCCGGATTTGAGGGTGGAATGAACGGCTGGAACGAATTGTGGACGCGCGAGCCAGGCGCCGGACAGGCCGCAATTGTCGAAAAGCATGTCTACACCGGAACACATGCGCTGCACATCGAACATTGGGGAGAAAAAGACTGGTCGTTTGAACAGTCTAAAAAAATTTCAGCCAACCCCGGAGAAATATACGACTTTTCAGCCCGGATTCTGGCGGTCCAGCTGCGGGACTGGGCGGAACTTTCCGTCATCCTATATGATGAACAGCAGAACGTCCTGAACTGGGCGCATGGGTCCCGGTATTTTGAATCCGGCGAGACTTATTCTCTGTTTTCATCGCGGTTTGTTATTCCGGAGAACGTGGCGTGCATCCGGGCCCGCTTTATCGGCGCCGGCACCTGCGAGCTTTATATTGACGAGGTATCCCTGCAGCTTCAGGGCGCCTTGCCGGATGAAATGCAGTATAGCCTGGAGAACGATCATTTAAGCGTTAACCTCACCGTTCCGTCAATGGCTTTGGATATCATCGACAAGGACATCAATCAAACCTATGAATTTTCAGGGGTGAGCGACTGGATTGTGAGCCAGGTGGATTCGGCTGCGGATTCTCTCGCCATTCATGCCACCCTGTTATCATCCGACCTCGAAGTCATGCTCTCCCTGCACCTCCGGGATAAAACCATTGCGTTCAAATGCGCCGGTGACTCTGCTGCTTTGCTTAATTACCATTATGATTTTCCCGGATTTGCAACGAGTCGGGACAACGATTACCTGGTCATCCCCTGGGCCGCGGGTATGCTGTTGCCGGTGCAGGAAGAGTTTCCGTTCTGGGAGTTCAGTCTGTATGACTGGAAAGCCACGATGGGATTTGCCGGAGTGACCAATCTGGAAAACGGTTATATGCTGTATACACAGGATCCCTGGGATACGATGATCCGCAGTTTCAAACCGCAGGACAGTAACTTTTCATCCTTACAGATGCGGCACCTGCCTGTCAAGGGCACCTTTGGGTACACTCGTCACTTTTATCTGTCTTTTTTTGCCTCCGGCGGGTATGTAAGCATGGCGCAGCGCTACCGGTCATTTGCCGAACAGCAGGGATATGTCAAACCGTTTTCCGAAAAAATGTATAACAATCCGAACGTTGCAAAACTCGAGGGGGCGGTCGATTTCTGGGCGCTGCACCCGCAGTTCCGGTCCCCGGCATTTATCGACTCGCTGCTGCTCTTTGGCATGGACCGGGGCATCATCTCGCTCGGCGGCGGCTGGAACAATGAAACCGATCTCACCGATGTTATTCAGCATATTAACAACCACGGACTTTTATCCAGCCGCTATGATATTTTTACGGACGTCTGGCCGCCGACCCACCCGGAGAAAGACTGGTACCGCACGGACGGCTATCCCGAAGATGTAATCGTCAACCGCGACGGATCGCTACGCGAGGGCTGGCTGGCGTATCTGGACGACGGCACGCCGTTTCAGGGCTATTACACCTGTTCGGCTACGCATCCCAATTACGCGCATCAGCGCCTGACGGACGATCTGGCGGAAAATTTGTATAATGCCCGGTTTATTGACGTGGAACTGGCCTCGGCACTGGTTGAGTGCTATTCAACAGTACATCCTACAACACGTCGCCAGGACGGCCGCTGCCGCGTTCAGGCGCTGAACGTGGTAAAGAACGAATTCAATCTGGTCACCGGCAGCGAAGAGGCGCGCGATTTTGCCTTTCCGGTGGTTGATTACGGCGAGGGTACCCTGTCCATTATGCCGTCGGACCATGCCGGTTACGACTGGGCCACACCGGTCACGGATCCCGGCGATGAGTTTATCGATTACAATATGAACCCGGCGCGCCGCATCCCGCTGCACGGACTGGTGTATCACGATGTGCATGTGCCCACCTGGTACACCGGTGACGGCCTGTCCAAAGTCCCCGAATACTGGCTCGACAAAGAACTGTACAATATCCTGTACGCCTCCATGCCGCTGATCATGCCGCCGTCGCCGCAGTACTGGCGGCAGCATCGCGAACGCTTTATCACCAGCATGAACCTGGTGTCCGCGGTCACGCGCTCTTGCGGATTTGCGGCTATGACCGCACACGACTTTTTGTCCGCGGACAAGCGTCTGCAGCGCACCCGAATCCGAGTAACGGTTGGCGGGTCATGGTCAATTTCAGTGATGAGCCGGTGA
- a CDS encoding RNA polymerase sigma factor, with amino-acid sequence MKPDDKEANRWVIKAKQGNRKAFDRLVNLYQTPILALTYHVLGDYDEAKDAAQEAFIRAFENISRFKQDSRFSTWLYRIAVNVALDETRRKKRRKTDPLSATKLLKSDAHTETPAQEYEQRQENKEQHKRIFKAMQHLSKQQRTATVLKYFHDKSYKDIADILNCSQATARTHVFRALQHMKDYFEGSST; translated from the coding sequence ATGAAGCCGGATGATAAAGAAGCAAATAGATGGGTCATCAAAGCAAAACAAGGCAACCGTAAGGCCTTTGACCGTCTGGTGAACCTGTATCAAACCCCTATTCTGGCTTTAACCTACCATGTTCTGGGTGATTATGATGAGGCAAAAGACGCGGCTCAGGAAGCGTTTATCCGTGCGTTTGAAAACATCTCGCGGTTCAAACAGGACAGCCGGTTTTCAACGTGGCTGTACCGCATTGCTGTCAATGTAGCGCTGGATGAAACGCGCCGCAAAAAACGCCGGAAAACCGACCCCCTGAGCGCAACAAAATTATTAAAATCAGACGCTCATACAGAAACTCCGGCCCAGGAATACGAACAGCGCCAGGAGAACAAAGAACAGCACAAACGCATTTTCAAAGCCATGCAGCACTTGTCAAAACAGCAGCGAACCGCAACGGTGTTGAAATATTTTCATGACAAATCTTATAAAGACATTGCAGATATACTCAACTGCTCCCAGGCCACGGCGCGAACGCATGTATTCCGGGCGCTTCAGCACATGAAAGACTATTTTGAGGGATCCTCAACATGA
- a CDS encoding zf-HC2 domain-containing protein — translation MNTCRYNQWILSYIDGTLNPGQEQEMRTHLESCRACQKIHSNILTAHRQLTESPHPKLPPSLISDFGRELNRQLSQRVPAHRPLRDTLKQIMNPKQWIRKTVYATALVVIGIFIGRAWYAPDSLPQRAESDYSVQSYTPLVSEYLVESEILLLALDRSSVEMPEHVLSFDRQLARSVLDKSRRIQPVLQQETDKQFIRFVNQLEMICMELTNRDPQQIRTTFNELKAMIRETGLIDETHRLRDELGYSDIPNI, via the coding sequence ATGAACACATGCCGTTACAATCAATGGATTTTATCCTATATTGACGGGACGCTAAATCCCGGACAGGAACAGGAAATGCGAACGCACCTCGAGTCCTGCCGGGCGTGTCAAAAAATTCACTCAAATATACTGACCGCCCACCGGCAGCTCACTGAAAGCCCGCACCCAAAATTACCGCCATCACTGATTTCTGACTTTGGCCGCGAACTGAACCGGCAATTATCGCAACGCGTTCCGGCGCATCGCCCACTCCGTGACACACTGAAGCAGATCATGAACCCAAAGCAGTGGATCCGGAAAACCGTTTATGCCACGGCGCTTGTCGTCATCGGCATTTTTATCGGGCGCGCCTGGTATGCACCGGATTCACTACCGCAGCGCGCCGAATCGGATTATTCCGTGCAGTCATACACGCCTCTGGTGAGCGAATACCTGGTCGAGTCCGAAATTCTTCTGCTTGCCCTGGACCGCAGTTCGGTCGAGATGCCGGAACACGTGTTAAGCTTTGACCGGCAGCTGGCCCGCTCCGTGCTTGATAAAAGCAGACGCATTCAGCCGGTATTGCAGCAGGAAACAGACAAACAGTTTATCCGCTTTGTCAACCAACTGGAAATGATATGCATGGAACTAACCAATCGGGATCCGCAACAAATACGGACAACGTTTAACGAATTAAAAGCCATGATTCGGGAAACCGGTTTGATCGATGAAACTCACCGGCTCCGGGATGAGCTGGGTTACTCCGATATCCCTAATATTTAA